The following proteins come from a genomic window of Zygotorulaspora mrakii chromosome 8, complete sequence:
- the MNN11 gene encoding alpha-1,6-mannosyltransferase (similar to Saccharomyces cerevisiae MNN11 (YJL183W); ancestral locus Anc_1.156), which yields MALRPKSKLKSGSKKKWSISPRVNNIFTKEFGLTVGKSVKPLGILAGITIFLYLCSSIFSYRNASRKQYLPEHGYYMNEMPAKSSLIFPPIEHMPVLRELGIGGLYNTRTDLEGNKGYVLKPEDKPLTDEEKKKTTDQVLLVKKSFLDHGKWVYKKETPSPEIVIVTLIDFELSELETVFNVVQNRVDYAQKQKYAVYIRWIQEFVPMLQRQNLRTDYEYAKPLIMRAAMHAFPKAKYLFFLDHESLIMNLDISLQQNLLDPKTLEIALLKNTPVVAESNIRTYNHFQVKNTKMIIPQSPQGFLDMSAFVVSNDLYGKAFLEFLMDKLYTTYDWESFSAGVGHLLQWHPHILGKTALVHQKLLAAPVNPNPPSEEEGNNSDKELDPYYYTEGDLVVSLKGCRLKGTCTQDLRTFYEKVRIH from the coding sequence ATGGCTTTGAGACCGAAATCAAAACTTAAGTCGGGGTctaagaaaaaatggtcaATATCCCCCAGAGTTAACAACATTTTTACTAAAGAATTTGGCCTCACCGTAGGTAAAAGTGTGAAGCCTTTGGGAATACTGGCAGGTATTACTATCTTTCTCTATCTGTGCAGCAGTATTTTCAGTTACAGAAACGCATCGCGAAAACAGTATCTACCTGAACATGGTTATTATATGAACGAAATGCCAGCTAAGAGCTCTTTGATATTTCCGCCTATCGAGCACATGCCAGTTTTGAGGGAACTTGGTATTGGTGGACTGTATAACACCAGAACAGATCTAGAAGGTAACAAAGGCTACGTATTGAAACCAGAGGACAAGCCATTGACAGAcgaagagaagaagaaaacaacaGATCAAGTATTGCTGGTGAAGAAATCTTTCTTGGATCATGGAAAATGGGTTTACAAGAAGGAAACGCCCTCACCGGAAATCGTTATTGTTACTcttattgattttgagtTAAGCGAGCTCGAAACGGTGTTCAACGTTGTTCAAAACAGGGTCGATTATGCTCAAAAGCAAAAGTATGCCGTTTACATTCGCTGGATCCAAGAATTTGTTCCAATGTTGCAAAGGCAAAATTTGCGAACTGATTACGAGTATGCTAAACCTCTAATCATGAGAGCTGCCATGCATGCATTCCCCAAGGCTAAGTACCTTTTCTTCCTCGATCACGAATCGCTGATAATGAACCTGGATATTTCTTTGCAGCAAAACCTGTTAGATCCCAAGACCTTAGAAATTGCCCTATTAAAAAATACTCCAGTTGTTGCAGAATCTAACATCAGAACTTATAACCACTTTCAAGTGAAGAATACCAAAATGATTATACCTCAGTCCCCACAAGGCTTTCTGGATATGTCTGCATTTGTTGTCTCAAATGATCTTTACGGCAAGGCTTTCTTGGAATTTCTCATGGACAAATTATATACTACTTACGACTGGGAAAGCTTCTCGGCAGGTGTCGGGCACCTTTTGCAATGGCATCCTCACATTTTGGGCAAAACGGCCCTCGTTCATCAAAAACTGTTAGCTGCTCCCGTTAATCCCAACCCACCCTCTGAAGAAGAGGGAAACAATTCAGATAAAGAGTTAGATCCCTATTACTATACAGAGGGTGACCTAGTCGTATCACTTAAGGGATGCAGATTAAAAGGAACCTGTACGCAGGATTTACGTACCTTCTACGAAAAGGTGAGAATTCACTGA
- the FEN2 gene encoding Fen2p (similar to Saccharomyces cerevisiae FEN2 (YCR028C); ancestral locus Anc_1.155) yields MGKEGSFAEETHFAHEDDVKPRRTVKEKFLLFKIDLFVLSFVCLQYWINYVDRIAFVNAYISGMKEDLNFQGNDINIANMCFTIGYIVSMIPNNLILLIVSPRIWLSFCTLAWGVLTLSLFKISSFKQCCAIRFFQAIFESCTFSGTHLILGSWYKENELATRSAIFTSSGLVGSMFSGFMQVQIHKSLNGKASLAGWRWLFIIDACLTLPIAIYGFIFFPGMPEIDSDKAKFSMTKVIFSSDELKYARRRLPVRDESTKLDWSVIPRVFKRWHWWLFSLVWILGGENLSLVSNSTFALWLTNQDYSLSNRNNFPSGIFAVGIVSTIGSALYLSYWRRAKHWHVAVILAVVMCVVAIMIRVRPLNAGIMFTAQYLGGIAYAGQAVFFAWANVECHQDLQERAIVLASMNMFSGAVNAWWSIVFFPATTTPYFQKGSYALLATAIASAVVSIVIRKFQIRDSLQKQVLPYIDANDMLDDDEDAADSDNDNYNDDDNGNDNYNSDRSGNIPRNSPTLTD; encoded by the coding sequence ATGGGCAAAGAGGGTTCTTTTGCTGAGGAGACACATTTTGCTCACGAAGATGATGTAAAACCGAGAAGAACTGTCAAGGAAAAGTTTCTacttttcaagattgaTCTATTTGTATTATCTTTTGTCTGTCTTCAGTATTGGATCAATTATGTAGATCGTATTGCGTTTGTCAATGCATATATATCAGGAATGAAAGAGGACTTGAATTTCCAAGGGaatgatatcaatattGCCAACATGTGCTTTACCATTGGGTATATAGTATCGATGATACCAAACAATTTAATACTGTTAATTGTATCACCAAGAATATGGCTGAGTTTCTGTACGTTGGCTTGGGGTGTATTGACTTTATCGTTGTTCAAGATCTCCTCGTTCAAACAGTGTTGTGCGATCAGATTTTTCCAGGCAATTTTCGAGAGTTGTACATTTAGTGGCACACATTTAATACTAGGATCTTGGTACAAGGAAAATGAGCTCGCGACAAGAAGTGCAATTTTCACTAGTTCTGGTTTGGTTGGTTCGATGTTCAGTGGCTTTATGCAAGTGCAGATTCACAAATCCCTAAATGGGAAGGCATCACTGGCAGGCTGGAGATGGCTATTCATCATTGATGCTTGTTTGACATTGCCTATCGCAATATATggtttcattttctttccaggTATGCCTGAAATCGATAGCGATAAagccaaattttcaatgaccAAAGTGATATTTAGCAGTGACGAATTGAAGTATGCACGTAGAAGGTTACCTGTTAGAGATGAAAGCACTAAGCTGGATTGGTCTGTGATACCCagagttttcaaaagatggCACTGGTGGCTTTTCTCTCTAGTGTGGATTCTTGGTGGTGAGAATTTAAGTCTAGTATCAAATTCGACTTTTGCTCTTTGGTTAACCAATCAGGACTATTCCTTGTCCAACAGGAACAATTTTCCATCCGGTATATTTGCGGTGGGTATTGTGTCCACCATTGGATCTGCTTTGTACTTGAGTTACTGGCGTAGGGCAAAACATTGGCACGTTGCAGTGATTTTAGCTGTAGTAATGTGCGTGGTTGCCATTATGATTCGCGTAAGACCACTCAATGCCGGAATCATGTTCACAGCACAGTATCTAGGTGGTATAGCTTACGCTGGCCAAGCAGTTTTCTTTGCCTGGGCAAACGTCGAGTGCCATCAAGATTTGCAAGAGCGTGCCATTGTTCTGGCTTCTATGAACATGTTTTCAGGCGCTGTAAACGCTTGGTGGTCCATAGTGTTTTTTCCAGCAACCACTACTCCTTACTTCCAAAAAGGCAGCTATGCACTTCTCGCGACCGCAATAGCCAGTGCTGTCGTTTCAATTGTCATAAGAAAGTTTCAGATAAGAGATTCTCTTCAGAAACAGGTCTTGCCCTACATCGACGCCAACGATATGTTagatgacgatgaagacGCAGCTGACAGCGACAATGACAATTACAATGATGACGACAATGGCAACGACAATTACAACAGTGACCGCAGTGGCAATATTCCACGCAACAGCCCAACCCTAACTGATTAG
- the GON7 gene encoding chromatin DNA-binding EKC/KEOPS complex subunit GON7 (similar to Saccharomyces cerevisiae GON7 (YJL184W); ancestral locus Anc_1.154), giving the protein MSVPFASYSSPDLESHVFRVDPTCPRYQTTDGSTTGPSPHVLNAGQIDKDRPSEPRTDDNGQITTLGQLRCHLTGLQDEINDFLTERMEIAKGKKTKLEESREQRIETEIKGLLDGGDDNGNDDNS; this is encoded by the coding sequence ATGTCCGTGCCGTTTGCTTCTTATAGTTCTCCAGATTTGGAGTCGCATGTTTTTCGTGTCGATCCAACATGCCCTCGTTATCAAACTACGGATGGAAGCACCACTGGACCTAGTCCACATGTTTTAAATGCTGGCCAGATTGATAAGGACAGGCCCAGCGAACCAAGAACCGATGACAACGGACAAATAACGACATTAGGTCAATTGAGATGCCATTTGACCGGTTTGCAAGATGaaatcaatgattttttaaCAGAGAGAATGGAGATCGCtaaaggaaagaaaacGAAGCTTGAAGAGAGTCGTGAACAGCGCATTGAAACAGAGATCAAGGGCCTTCTTGATGGAGGTGATGATAATGGCAATGACGATAATAGCTGA
- the COF1 gene encoding cofilin (similar to Saccharomyces cerevisiae COF1 (YLL050C); ancestral locus Anc_4.2) gives MSRSGVAVADESLNSFNDLKLGKKYKFVLYGLNDNKTAIVVKETSSDDSYDAFLEKLPENECLYAVYDFEYELNGNEGKRSKIVFYTWSPDTAPVRAKMVYASSKDALRRALNGVSTDIQGTDFSEVSYETVLEKVSRGAGSH, from the exons ATGTCTAGATCAGG TGTTGCCGTTGCTGACGAATCGCTTAACTCTTTCAACGACTTGAAATTGGGTAAGAAGTACAAGTTCGTCTTGTACGGATTAAACGACAACAAGACCGCAATTGTGGTCAAGGAAACATCGTCGGATGATTCGTACGACGCATTCCTAGAGAAACTGCCAGAAAACGAATGTCTGTATGCCGTGTATGACTTTGAATATGAGCTCAATGGCAATGAGGGTAAGAGATCTAAGATCGTTTTCTACACTTGGTCTCCCGACACTGCACCAGTCAGAGCAAAGATGGTTTACGCATCTTCCAAAGATGCTCTTAGAAGAGCTTTGAATGGTGTATCCACCGATATTCAAGGTACTGATTTCTCTGAGGTCTCTTACGAAACTGTTTTGGAGAAGGTCAGCAGAGGTGCTGGCTCTCATTAG
- the EFM1 gene encoding protein-lysine N-methyltransferase (similar to Saccharomyces cerevisiae YHL039W; ancestral locus Anc_4.1), with protein sequence MSANSDLEACIDWCRTNGSYVDDRIVFKLTEKVGITAVASEAISTKKPLISIPKKLLITNEVAMKHFDITEPVVSRGNPNVLGQLLTAKLKFGSDEECFHRPYIRILPLKLDQPYFWSADQLEILKGTDLHLMLRQNLAKMASEWIDVLEFLKLKPNDMQFYNKLKSSQDIDILSLFLSMNEISIGTSWLSFPAYVWATSIFNSRAFPEIIMNSQTSNINQAFLYPIVDLLNHKNDTKVKWVFENDEVSFISLESLKKSEEIFNSYGDKSNEELLLNYGFVQENNANDFTRLSLKLEKQMLDNASSFGIDIKDHIVADDCVQFKLTNEQPLPDSLLEMFNFLCKLKSESQLTLRGALEGQDELHEILIQKVDFFKKRSKINRPLAASTDLIATIKQYLNSDRRIYNNSLEALQKLQKQTMRKNAISMTSFKTIFKNDKEFANSLLIAFGIANFEDFAKQGCMREALLLWIVRVANKDSYPRKLSYAPPRYIYDCFQEVNRSIVIQKEDVMEFMSFYKKLFPNLSKKIPETFDVGNWGIRQFIVADNVMDRLVWTRKQTQEPYFILQNKI encoded by the coding sequence ATGTCCGCCAATTCGGACCTGGAAGCCTGCATCGATTGGTGTAGGACCAATGGCAGTTATGTCGATGATCGTATTGTGTTCAAACTGACTGAAAAGGTGGGCATAACAGCAGTTGCCTCAGAAGCAATATCAACTAAAAAGCCATTAATTTCAATACCGAAGAAATTACTCATCACCAATGAGGTCGCTATGAAGCACTTTGATATTACGGAACCAGTTGTTAGCCGAGGAAATCCTAATGTATTGGGTCAGCTTCTCACCGCTAAACTAAAGTTTGGAAGTGACGAAGAATGCTTTCATAGGCCTTATATTCGGATTTTGCCATTAAAGCTCGACCAACCCTATTTTTGGTCAGCAGATCAGCTCGAAATCTTGAAGGGAACTGACCTGCATCTTATGCTTAGACAGAATTTAGCGAAAATGGCATCAGAATGGATAGATGTGCtagaatttttgaaattgaaaccCAATGACATGCAATTCTACAACAAATTAAAATCATCTCAGGATATTGATATACTTTCTCTATTTTTGTCAATGAATGAAATTAGCATCGGAACCTCATGGTTAAGTTTTCCTGCATACGTTTGGGCTACTAGCATTTTTAACTCAAGGGCATTCCCGGAGATTATCATGAATAGTCAAACTTCAAACATCAATCAAGCCTTTCTTTACCCAATTGTCGACTTACTGAATCATAAAAACGATACAAAGGTGAAATGGGTTTTTGAGAATGATGAGGTGAGCTTTATAAGTCTTgaaagtttgaagaaaagtgaGGAAATATTTAATAGTTACGGAGATAAATCCAACGAAGAGCTGCTTCTTAATTATGGGTTTGTTCAGGAAAATAATGCAAATGACTTTACAAGATTGAGTTtaaaattggaaaaacaAATGCTAGATAATGCTTCAAGTTTCGgtattgatatcaaagatCATATTGTTGCTGATGATTGTGTCCAGTTCAAACTAACCAACGAGCAGCCACTGCCAGACAGCCTTCTTGAAATGTTCAATTTTCTATGCAAGCTAAAGTCTGAGTCTCAGTTGACTCTAAGAGGTGCACTGGAAGGCCAAGACGAACTGCACGAAATCCTGATCCAAAAAGTTgactttttcaagaaaaggtCGAAGATCAACCGACCTTTGGCAGCTAGCACAGATTTAATAGCCACAATaaaacaatatttgaaCTCTGACAGGAGAATCTACAATAATAGCCTAGAGGCATTACAAAAACTACAAAAACAGACAATGAggaaaaatgcaatttcCATGACGAGtttcaaaacaattttcaagaatgatAAAGAATTTGCGAATAGTCTCCTAATTGCATTTGGCATCGCAAATTTCGAGGACTTCGCAAAACAGGGTTGTATGAGGGAAGCTTTACTGCTGTGGATTGTAAGAGTCGCAAATAAAGATTCGTATCCAAGAAAGCTATCCTACGCTCCTCCCAGATACATTTACGACTGTTTCCAGGAGGTGAATAGATCAATTGTTatccaaaaagaagatgttATGGAGTTCATGAGTTTTTACAAAAAGCTGTTTCCAAATCTAAGCAAAAAGATTCCAGAAACCTTCGACGTTGGTAATTGGGGGATAAGACAATTCATTGTAGCTGACAATGTTATGGATCGTTTAGTATGGACAAGGAAACAAACACAGGAACCATATTTCATTCTGCAGAACAAAATTTAG
- the RBH1 gene encoding Rbh1p (similar to Saccharomyces cerevisiae YJL181W and YJR030C; ancestral locus Anc_1.157) — protein sequence MAIQGGIKEIHRIHVTNLTRLTVECESFLPNPVSRLDPMSSLREQTQLLGICLRKIIGELSLSSPVDLLLSFRRWFSNKYLLECYKKCLSAVPKVIFSIDSPVFRSKVRPTFVVCVMNLYSSLVQVQEILGGGFDGLGQLISSFEDQFFSSYNDANNCILRLDQVHDLLSHTFDVVSAPLMDISKVAKRDFFRLSLKKFSFDRSLVEICQFSNGELAVFKINSEELPNISSSPKKLLSQLLKGNYKLLDLGRTLLFPSLRRHDLEIFDLLSQSTVQLRTATGNNVTLMVQCIDPLQWESHWKQSFKRLFDKNDLIPTILRSSSSASITKSSHSYQKFKLKLSKLEDLRPLSSEGLPIMLPSPVSPTDTNTTSTQAQSQAKKPQTGLHRSKPLRRPLSTLMSVEQETGSQVGRLANSSLLASPSLQEIANLSCDKLIELDRAIEMDFSPLATPELTMQKYKSVSEEPSLERITINSEKDVEVSDLESFISTEPEHKGDPHNESPVFNPVAGMYKPMLYTRNSSSLLSIFSSKSKKDEETIRGPEKIEREVEKRSNSSSMSSLFDAKSTDSPTEKESETLPPGIDTRNDEVIFENNQVRISFWNGKHWNRVGKSALTFLIYRLGDGNTVMLARTAEESKSCKFAIKISKGWKCIRSAAQDIQIVIPKEDFMASMIPSEFNTLTLRCLQVERLLNILQHCIKGDLPSSMPKSSTVQTLSSMPSSCISNPLTRSSTAMSGLTDPKTDTINTVLLLSSLKVKIHSAIEGKGWNVQSIGHVDICVQESKDTIIAVKFNIVLMDKKPLTFISQLDEIERIGRTGLLLASKKNEKLLEFQNKIVADQVYQLIKPS from the coding sequence ATGGCAATTCAAGGAGGAATAAAAGAGATTCACAGAATACATGTTACCAATTTGACGCGGTTGACAGTTGAATGTGAGTCGTTTCTTCCGAATCCTGTGTCGAGGTTGGACCCTATGTCGAGTCTGAGGGAACAAACGCAGTTACTAGGCATATGTTTGCGTAAGATTATAGGGGAGCTCTCATTGTCATCACCAGTTGACCTTTTGTTATCGTTCAGGCGTTGGTTCTCAAATAAGTATCTTCTGGAGTGCTACAAGAAGTGTCTTTCTGCAGTACCAAAGGTTATATTTTCCATCGATAGCCCTGTCTTTAGGTCAAAGGTCAGGCCTACGTTTGTCGTTTGCGTGATGAATCTTTATTCGAGCTTGGTTCAAGTTCAGGAAATTTTGGGTGGCGGTTTCGATGGCTTAGGACAATTAATTAGTTCTTTCGAAGATCAGTTCTTTTCGTCTTATAACGATGCCAACAATTGTATTCTAAGGCTTGATCAGGTTCATGATTTGCTATCACACACTTTTGACGTAGTATCAGCACCACTGAtggatatttcaaaagtggCTAAAAGGGACTTTTTTAGACTATcgctgaagaaattcagTTTTGACCGTTCCTTGGTGGAAATATGCCAGTTTTCCAATGGGGAACTTGCTGTTTTTAAGATAAATTCAGAAGAATTACCAAATATCTCGAGttctccaaaaaaattactaTCACAACTTCTGAAAGGAAACTACAAACTATTGGATCTCGGAAGGACTTTACTTTTTCCCTCGTTGAGGAGACATGACCTGGAGATCTTCGATCTTTTATCACAATCAACAGTGCAATTGAGAACGGCCACTGGTAACAATGTTACCTTGATGGTTCAATGTATTGACCCTTTACAGTGGGAATCGCATTGGAAACAGTCATTTAAAAGGctatttgataaaaatgatttaaTACCGACCATACTTCGATCCAGCTCTTCTGCCTCAATAACAAAATCATCACACtcttatcaaaaattcaaattgaagCTTTCTAAACTTGAAGATTTAAGACCGCTGAGTAGTGAAGGACTCCCAATAATGTTACCATCTCCGGTTTCTCCTACAGATACTAACACTACGTCGACGCAAGCACAATCTCAAGCAAAAAAACCTCAGACAGGACTGCATAGGTCCAAACCCTTAAGAAGGCCACTTTCTACGTTAATGTCTGTAGAACAAGAGACGGGGTCTCAAGTTGGAAGGCTAGccaattcttcattattGGCTTCGCCGTCTCTGCAAGAAATTGCAAATCTCAGTTGCGACAAGTTGATTGAACTGGATAGAGCCATCGAAATGGACTTCTCACCCCTTGCAACACCTGAGCTAACTATGCAAAAGTACAAGAGTGTCTCCGAAGAACCTTCATTAGAGAGGATAACAATAAActcagaaaaagatgttgaaGTCAGCGATCTCGAAAGttttatttcaacagaaCCAGAACACAAAGGGGATCCACATAATGAATCGCCAGTGTTCAATCCTGTGGCCGGTATGTATAAACCAATGCTGTATACTAGGAACTCGTCTTCCTTGTTGAGTATTTTTAGTTCAAAGagtaaaaaagatgaggaaACAATTAGAGGACCCGAGAAAATTGAGAGGGAAGtagaaaaaagaagtaattcttcttcaatgtCTTCACTTTTTGATGCGAAATCGACGGACAGCCCAACTGAAAAGGAGTCGGAAACACTACCACCAGGTATTGATACCCGCAACGACGAAGTTATATTCGAAAACAATCAAGTGAgaatttcattttggaATGGGAAACATTGGAACAGGGTTGGGAAAAGTGCTCTGACTTTTTTAATTTACAGACTTGGAGATGGTAATACAGTCATGTTAGCACGTACAGCAGAGGAAAGCAAATCATGTAAATTTGCCataaaaatttccaaaggGTGGAAATGCATCAGATCAGCAGCACAAGACATTCAAATCGTAATACCGAAAGAAGACTTTATGGCTAGCATGATTCCTTCCGAGTTCAATACGCTGACCTTAAGATGTCTGCAAGTGGAAAGATTGTTGAACATTCTACAGCATTGTATAAAAGGAGATTTACCAAGCTCTATGCCGAAGTCTTCCACAGTACAGACACTATCAAGTATGCCTTCATCATGTATTAGCAATCCCTTAACACGATCTTCCACTGCCATGTCAGGCCTAACTGATCCAAAAACGGACACAATCAATACAGTTCTTCTCTTATCTTCTTTAAAAGTCAAAATTCACAGTGCAATTGAAGGAAAGGGCTGGAATGTACAAAGCATTGGTCATGTTGATATATGTGTGCAAGAGTCAAAAGACACAATAATAGCGGTAAAATTCAATATTGTTTTGATGGACAAAAAACCGCTAACATTCATCAGTCAATtagatgaaattgaaaggaTTGGCCGGACTGGGCTTCTATTagcttccaaaaaaaatgaaaagcttttagaatttcaaaacaaaattgTAGCTGATCAAGTTTATCAACTGATAAAGCCATCATAA
- the CBP2 gene encoding Cbp2p (similar to Saccharomyces cerevisiae CBP2 (YHL038C); ancestral locus Anc_4.4) encodes MFNINDMNNKLKKTSVAARASHRGQVDYLKGLSPVMGSLKNMKSWYALFFASFRRQPSARQYRYKDNVPTIRNTVLRKFRSRFRDSELNTVSIPCTRALELWSLGSVQKLLVSDIQASFKGASGLQLIRVSPRSAAEEENLSIAKWAEVAPIFSTPLLRLYGPVSGDHFGTSGREGEAPLEFQYAIKLMSKDGSKELGFVSWPDPAYSLSCQGLGVSAETFKYLNGAEFVNPVDNSPLNVYEVDFVPKDSNGIGLFPAFVDSHRVLFTGLQLCGSLIRRKLCSGQSKHRVNNLLTRMPREQANELPLDSSSNDFFGECSFANLKALMNRTKKYKLLWSTGKDRSKICPGDIIRSCLASRRVTNAQLEEEFCKHYILFSLFSQTLRIQEYLEKEKIDLGESSLNLNVCDSFIWEKFRAVNTIGEPSNIQELIEFKSRYDDFLGFLTSYYFSLIAEMKASTAEFYAGGAQSRALTVYMLLNTILRDCKLIKMFSPNLSTYVDEKLPQLPKEPELDSRIAGISDNTGVGSKVSSIITNCIELEHLMYSDNFSTDAPIQLEPVAPTSDWKLVIMSKQELPPDMTRLVKFNSKVHTQFVADLADVSRNSFSICKAKKMIDQNLFIFLYKLERPRRISREDLISDIIDKLEDASALPTKSVAAR; translated from the coding sequence ATGTTTAACATTAATGACATGAACAATAAGCTGAAAAAGACCTCAGTGGCGGCAAGAGCGTCTCATCGAGGGCAAGTGGACTATCTGAAAGGTCTATCCCCAGTTATGGGATCTTTGAAGAACATGAAGAGCTGGTACGCTCTATTTTTTGCTTCCTTCAGGCGACAACCTAGTGCGAGACAGTATAGATACAAAGATAATGTTCCCACAATAAGAAATACGGTGTTGCGGAAGTTTAGGAGCCGGTTCAGGGATAGTGAGTTAAATACAGTGTCTATACCGTGCACAAGAGCGCTGGAGTTGTGGTCATTGGGATCCGTGCAGAAACTCCTGGTAAGTGACATACAGGCATCGTTTAAAGGAGCATCGGGTCTACAACTGATTCGAGTGAGCCCTCGGAGTGCTGcagaggaagaaaatttatcaattgcaaaatggGCCGAAGTGGCACCAATCTTTAGTACGCCTCTTTTGAGATTGTATGGTCCAGTCTCTGGAGATCATTTTGGAACATCAGGACGAGAAGGTGAGGCGCCTTTGGAATTTCAATATGCCATAAAGCTGATGTCCAAGGATGGATCGAAGGAGCTAGGTTTTGTATCTTGGCCAGATCCAGCATATTCTCTCTCTTGTCAGGGATTGGGCGTTTCAGCGGAAACcttcaaatatctgaaCGGCGCAGAGTTCGTGAACCCTGTGGACAATTCTCCGCTTAATGTTTATGAGGTTGATTTTGTTCCTAAGGATTCTAACGGCATTGGGTTATTTCCCGCGTTTGTTGATTCGCACAGGGTACTTTTTACAGGCCTTCAACTTTGCGGATCTTTAATACGTCGTAAGCTCTGTTCTGGGCAGTCGAAACACAGGGTGAACAATTTACTGACAAGAATGCCTAGAGAACAAGCTAATGAATTGCCACTCGATAGTTCTTCTAACGATTTTTTTGGGGAGTGCAGCTTTGCAAACTTGAAAGCTCTAATGAATAggacaaaaaaatacaagcTTTTGTGGAGTACAGGCAAGGACAGGAGCAAAATATGTCCCGGTGATATTATTCGCTCCTGTTTAGCTTCCAGGCGTGTTACGAATGCTCAACTTGAGGAAGAATTTTGTAAGCACTATATCCTGTTCAGCTTGTTTTCGCAAACCCTGAGGATACAGGAATATctagagaaagaaaagatcgATCTAGGAGAGAGCTCTCTGAATCTAAATGTGTGCGATTCCTTCATTTGGGAGAAATTTAGAGCTGTTAACACAATTGGAGAGCCATCTAATATTCAAGAACTGATTGAGTTCAAGAGCCGATACGATGATTTTTTGGGTTTTCTGACGAGTTATTATTTCAGTCTTATAGCAGAAATGAAAGCTTCGACAGCTGAATTTTATGCTGGCGGCGCTCAGTCGCGCGCATTAACCGTCTATATGCTGTTGAACACCATTTTACGCGACTGTAAACTTATCAAGATGTTTAGCCCCAATCTGTCGACCTACGTAGACGAAAAGCTGCCTCAGCTGCCAAAGGAACCCGAACTGGACTCGCGGATAGCTGGAATCTCTGACAATACGGGAGTGGGCAGCAAAGTGAGCAGTATCATTACAAACTGCATTGAGCTGGAACATTTGATGTACTCCGACAACTTCTCTACAGACGCACCCATCCAATTGGAGCCTGTGGCACCTACCTCGGATTGGAAGCTCGTGATCATGTCAAAGCAGGAACTGCCCCCAGACATGACCAGACTCGTGAAGTTCAACTCAAAAGTACACACGCAGTTCGTCGCCGATCTCGCAGACGTGTCCCGCAACAGTTTCTCCATTTGCAAggcaaagaaaatgatcGACCAGaatctcttcatcttcctctaCAAACTCGAGAGGCCGCGCCGTATCAGCAGGGAGGACCTGATATCTGATATAATCGACAAACTAGAAGATGCATCCGCACTCCCCACAAAGTCCGTTGCAGCTCGCTGA